The following proteins are encoded in a genomic region of Paenibacillus sp. FSL H3-0469:
- a CDS encoding histidine kinase — MLFKKDYSLRNTIFLRLIVTFLLIMLPILVFAAYLYQWIMQTASSDIRSSASAQTVFYLNDMENEIERMKLLQYSLLEDEDLNKLALTWETLPTIDRTENLNSLMKRLFIVQNSSTYIKDVRVHIMTIGRTISSVGGVREIELKRFREIRSVFGDRRSQVIEWDGGLYLSAMKQRGIKGAEPLLTVEIELDTQELRAALGQFNTYPGSGTLLLSDSARFALYSMTGELAQAEPSRYARDIRTVASGERLRIAGAPYYIVQTGSQELGLSIYRIIPEDIIKNPLSKFYTWAWVFGVAALAIIIAFALSTYKFIHKPMLTLVKSFRRMEQGDLDIHIQHESKDEFRYLYSRFNQMVSNLHSLIDQVYKQKIMAQRAELKQLQSQINPHFLYNSFFILNTMAKTGDTERIEQLTTMLGEYFQFVTRNASDLVSLEQEIHHARMYTEIQAMRFSRRIGVRFDALSEELKKVAVPRLIVQPIIENAFKHSLEKKSMEGLIIIRFAQEGPDIRIIVEDNGDRLSDDTLEQLKESLNVYREQAETTGLVNIHRRIRITFGEESGLLADRSELGGLRVTILLRAGGENAGVQDAYR, encoded by the coding sequence TTGTTGTTCAAAAAGGATTACTCACTGCGCAATACGATATTTTTGCGGCTGATCGTGACCTTTCTGCTCATTATGCTGCCTATTCTTGTCTTCGCCGCCTATCTGTATCAATGGATTATGCAAACGGCCAGCAGCGATATCCGAAGCTCGGCCAGCGCCCAGACCGTCTTTTACTTAAATGATATGGAGAATGAGATCGAGCGGATGAAGCTGCTGCAGTACAGTCTGCTGGAGGATGAGGATCTGAACAAGCTGGCCCTGACTTGGGAGACGCTGCCGACCATTGACCGCACGGAGAATCTGAATTCACTGATGAAACGGCTGTTCATCGTGCAGAACAGCAGCACGTATATCAAGGACGTTAGGGTGCATATCATGACTATAGGCCGGACTATCTCATCGGTCGGCGGTGTGCGTGAGATTGAACTGAAGCGCTTCCGCGAGATCCGCTCGGTCTTCGGGGACCGCCGTTCCCAGGTGATTGAGTGGGATGGCGGCCTGTATCTCAGTGCGATGAAGCAGCGGGGCATCAAGGGTGCGGAGCCGCTGCTGACGGTCGAGATTGAGCTGGACACCCAGGAGCTGCGGGCGGCGCTGGGCCAATTCAATACGTATCCCGGCAGTGGAACGCTATTGCTCTCCGATAGTGCGAGATTCGCGCTCTACAGCATGACCGGCGAGCTGGCGCAGGCGGAGCCGTCCCGGTATGCCCGGGATATCCGTACGGTGGCCTCCGGGGAGAGGCTGAGGATCGCCGGCGCGCCGTATTATATCGTCCAGACCGGCTCACAAGAGCTTGGGTTGTCCATTTACCGGATCATCCCGGAGGACATTATCAAGAATCCGCTTAGCAAATTCTATACCTGGGCCTGGGTGTTTGGTGTGGCTGCGCTTGCCATCATTATTGCTTTTGCGCTGTCGACCTACAAGTTCATTCATAAGCCGATGCTGACGCTGGTGAAAAGCTTCCGGAGAATGGAGCAGGGCGATCTGGATATTCATATCCAGCATGAGTCGAAGGATGAATTCCGTTATCTGTACAGCCGCTTCAACCAGATGGTGAGCAATCTGCATTCCCTGATTGATCAGGTGTACAAGCAGAAGATTATGGCCCAGCGGGCAGAGCTGAAGCAATTGCAGTCACAGATTAACCCGCATTTTCTGTATAACAGCTTCTTCATTCTGAACACGATGGCGAAGACCGGCGATACCGAACGGATCGAACAGCTTACTACAATGCTCGGCGAATACTTCCAGTTTGTCACCCGTAACGCTTCCGATCTGGTGTCCTTGGAGCAGGAGATTCACCATGCAAGAATGTATACAGAGATTCAGGCTATGCGCTTCTCCCGCAGAATTGGAGTCCGGTTCGATGCTTTGTCCGAGGAGCTGAAGAAGGTGGCCGTTCCGCGGCTGATTGTGCAGCCGATTATTGAGAACGCGTTCAAGCATAGCCTGGAAAAGAAATCCATGGAGGGCCTGATCATTATCCGCTTCGCCCAGGAAGGCCCGGACATCCGCATTATCGTCGAGGATAACGGGGATAGGCTGAGTGATGATACGCTAGAGCAATTGAAAGAGTCCCTTAATGTCTATCGGGAGCAGGCGGAGACCACGGGCCTGGTGAACATTCACCGGCGCATCCGTATTACCTTCGGGGAAGAGAGTGGCTTGCTGGCGGACCGGAGTGAGCTGGGCGGACTAAGGGTAACCATCCTTCTTAGAGCTGGAGGTGAGAATGCTGGTGTACAGGATGCTTATCGTTGA
- a CDS encoding response regulator, translating to MLIVDDEEIITDGLAVIFGKMELELDIYKAYSGREALNLLHRTRVDIVLSDICMPEMDGLELMEHIRRSWPQCKIVFLTGHSDFNYVYQAIQAPGVQYVLKNEGYPKLIEAVMRALQELNDTMQVNDLIRESKEQLNTLETLAQGDYFRHLIHSVKADQDMAGDFVRLNIPLDASRPVLIALGSISDPESSRTYMDRRETALAVKFLSEKLLKERTVSLGVIDRYGDLIWLIQPGGTGEASQPEDLEQMIKFLEGTFELIQQSCRESLEVGMAITLSAEESAWSRLPLVYDKARQVQHYRAGDGERMVQKVQLNEAAVPDTVRDRFLRDKVETLAAHLEAGRKEEFLQLFGEMAEPAGQECTRGNPYLTELYYTIALMLMSYTNRWEADEEIGASGLMQLEVHRTLGEAFQYLRDTAELLFSVRKSGEQKRAAGVIDRICIYIEENLDQDLSLVRLADVIHFNPSYLSRLFKQERGINLSEYIEDMRVRQAKELLRRGELKVAEVGSLIGYVTPQSFTRVFKKWTGTTPQEYRADMVGG from the coding sequence ATGCTTATCGTTGATGATGAAGAGATAATCACAGATGGACTGGCAGTTATTTTCGGCAAAATGGAGCTTGAGCTGGACATCTACAAGGCCTACTCGGGCCGCGAAGCGCTAAATCTGCTGCACCGGACCCGGGTGGACATTGTTCTGTCTGATATCTGCATGCCTGAGATGGACGGGCTGGAGCTGATGGAGCATATCCGCCGGAGCTGGCCGCAATGCAAAATCGTCTTCCTGACCGGACACAGCGACTTCAATTATGTCTACCAGGCGATTCAGGCTCCGGGCGTCCAATATGTGCTCAAGAATGAAGGCTATCCGAAGCTGATTGAGGCGGTAATGCGTGCGCTCCAGGAGCTGAACGACACCATGCAGGTGAATGATCTGATCCGTGAATCCAAGGAGCAGCTTAACACACTGGAGACCTTGGCGCAGGGCGATTATTTCCGCCATCTCATTCACAGCGTCAAGGCGGATCAGGATATGGCCGGGGACTTCGTCCGTCTGAACATTCCGCTGGATGCTTCGCGGCCGGTCCTGATCGCACTGGGCAGTATCAGTGATCCTGAATCCTCACGCACGTATATGGACCGCCGGGAGACGGCGCTCGCGGTGAAGTTCCTGTCGGAGAAGCTGCTGAAGGAGCGGACGGTCAGCCTTGGGGTCATCGACCGGTACGGTGACCTGATCTGGCTGATTCAGCCGGGCGGTACGGGAGAGGCTTCGCAGCCGGAGGATCTGGAGCAGATGATTAAATTCCTGGAAGGCACCTTCGAGCTGATTCAGCAGTCGTGCCGGGAATCGCTGGAGGTCGGGATGGCCATCACCCTCAGTGCGGAGGAGTCTGCCTGGTCCAGGCTTCCGCTTGTGTACGATAAAGCGAGGCAGGTTCAGCATTACCGGGCCGGAGATGGGGAGCGGATGGTGCAGAAGGTGCAGCTGAATGAAGCAGCGGTGCCGGATACCGTGCGTGACCGCTTCCTGCGTGACAAGGTGGAGACCCTGGCTGCACATCTGGAGGCGGGCCGTAAGGAGGAGTTCCTCCAGCTGTTCGGGGAGATGGCTGAACCGGCAGGGCAGGAATGCACGCGGGGCAATCCTTATCTGACCGAGCTGTATTACACCATTGCGCTGATGCTCATGTCGTATACAAACAGATGGGAAGCGGACGAGGAGATCGGGGCAAGCGGGCTGATGCAGCTTGAGGTCCACCGGACGCTGGGCGAAGCCTTCCAATATCTTCGGGACACGGCAGAGCTGCTGTTCTCTGTCAGGAAGAGCGGGGAGCAGAAGCGGGCAGCGGGTGTCATCGACCGGATCTGCATATATATAGAAGAGAATCTCGACCAGGACCTGTCGCTGGTCCGTCTGGCCGATGTGATCCACTTCAATCCCTCCTACCTGTCCCGCCTGTTCAAGCAGGAACGGGGAATCAATCTGTCCGAGTACATCGAGGATATGCGCGTCCGCCAGGCCAAGGAGCTGCTGCGCAGAGGGGAGCTGAAGGTCGCCGAGGTCGGCTCGCTGATCGGCTACGTCACCCCGCAATCCTTCACCCGGGTATTCAAAAAATGGACTGGAACCACGCCGCAGGAATACCGTGCGGATATGGTGGGGGGGTGA
- a CDS encoding glycosyl hydrolase family 8, with product MNTTEGSFYTGEYRNLFLEHGLRPEAIQQRLEDTWNEMFYGAPDVRLYHTMDDDKGYIVDTGNTDVRTEGMSYGMMMAVQMDKKEEFDRLWKFAKVFMQHTEGRYKDYFAWQCRLDGTRLSQGPAPDGEEFFAMALFFASSRWGDGAAPFNYSEQARIILRACVHKGEDGEGDPMWDPETRLIKFIPETPFSDPSYHLPQFYDLFALQADEADRAFWKDAAARSRDYLHLACHPVTGLSPEYANYDGTPAEPQPHGDFRHFFSDAYRVAANIGLDYEWFRCDPWQVEQSNRIQAFFRDIDPADYRRYTIDGQPFDEPSLHPVGLLSTLAMASLAADGPDAGHFVKLFWNTPLRTGERRYYDNCLYFFTMLALSGNYRIYK from the coding sequence ATGAATACTACAGAGGGCTCTTTTTATACAGGAGAGTATAGAAATCTCTTTCTTGAGCACGGACTGCGTCCGGAGGCCATTCAGCAGCGGCTGGAAGATACCTGGAACGAAATGTTCTACGGTGCCCCTGATGTCCGGCTCTACCATACGATGGATGATGATAAGGGTTATATCGTAGATACAGGCAATACCGATGTGCGTACAGAGGGCATGTCCTACGGGATGATGATGGCGGTTCAGATGGATAAAAAAGAGGAGTTCGACCGGCTCTGGAAATTCGCCAAGGTCTTCATGCAGCATACGGAGGGACGTTATAAGGATTATTTTGCCTGGCAATGCAGGCTGGACGGTACAAGGCTGTCGCAAGGACCCGCCCCGGACGGAGAGGAGTTCTTCGCGATGGCGCTGTTCTTTGCTTCCAGCCGCTGGGGTGACGGGGCCGCGCCGTTCAATTATTCCGAGCAGGCCAGAATCATTCTCCGCGCCTGTGTGCACAAGGGAGAAGACGGGGAAGGCGATCCGATGTGGGACCCCGAGACCCGGCTGATTAAGTTCATCCCGGAGACTCCGTTCAGTGATCCCTCCTATCATTTGCCGCAATTCTATGATCTGTTCGCCCTGCAGGCAGATGAAGCAGACCGGGCGTTCTGGAAGGATGCAGCCGCCCGTAGCCGGGATTACCTGCACCTGGCCTGCCACCCGGTTACTGGACTGTCCCCGGAATACGCCAATTATGACGGAACTCCGGCTGAACCCCAGCCGCACGGGGATTTCCGCCACTTTTTCAGTGACGCCTACCGGGTCGCCGCTAATATCGGGCTGGACTATGAATGGTTCCGCTGCGATCCTTGGCAGGTAGAGCAGTCAAACCGCATTCAGGCGTTCTTCCGCGATATCGATCCGGCTGATTACCGGCGGTATACGATTGACGGGCAGCCGTTTGACGAGCCTTCCCTGCATCCAGTCGGCCTGCTGTCCACTCTGGCCATGGCCTCGCTCGCCGCCGACGGCCCGGATGCCGGGCACTTCGTCAAGCTGTTCTGGAACACCCCCCTGCGCACCGGAGAACGGCGCTATTATGACAACTGCCTGTATTTCTTCACCATGCTGGCACTGAGCGGGAATTATCGGATTTATAAGTAA
- a CDS encoding family 43 glycosylhydrolase has protein sequence MNEVSELMKFTVYTRIPNQDYTGSLSNSVHMACTDDHNEFQPLNRNYGLLFAVATVDEKNVIHEKGLKNPHLFRTQDGAFGIVAVRVDASSGEDDGESRGQILLWTSPDLVTFDAQRLVRLDKERYVKEAVCALDSTGAGYEIRWQDNDGNYYVNRLADLRKPEEISPPEPAEAYTVEQPARPLPGTRPGNVLTVDGPTGRKVQAAWTPVYNTGIRVAEQVSVRSAGELAKVRATALYSDGSIADKRVDWDTAGIDFTLPGTHTIHGKVVTYDLPFPLASGYADPVILPWNGRYYFLATNDNVNNIGIYVRVADTLQDLFVPGFEEAVILDLNEELNFIQTFWAPEFHVIGGELYILFAVGGKVWGPQCHLMKLNPGGDIMKAGDWSTPVRVKRMDGTPLAADGITLDMTYFKADGTSCVVWSYRKGIGTPLDTGSMLYIATVDEANPAVLASEPVLLSRPLLGWENVQGTINNEGPYPLLTEDTVYIAYSGGAATGYTYAVGWLSIPRGGDYLDASAWSKAGTPALSYYSLDGVYGPGHNSFFQDTDGTTLVLYHGEEQLVKHGTRCSAIHRVHYNSNGVPLLDVAGERDVHPDYADCKVQVTVLT, from the coding sequence ATGAATGAGGTGTCAGAGCTAATGAAATTTACAGTCTACACGCGCATACCGAACCAGGATTACACCGGGTCCCTCAGCAACAGTGTTCATATGGCCTGCACAGATGATCATAATGAATTTCAGCCGCTTAACCGGAACTATGGCCTATTATTTGCCGTGGCGACCGTGGATGAGAAGAATGTGATCCATGAAAAAGGACTCAAAAATCCCCATTTGTTCCGCACACAGGATGGTGCTTTCGGGATTGTTGCGGTAAGAGTTGACGCCTCCTCGGGGGAGGATGACGGGGAGAGCAGAGGGCAGATTCTGCTGTGGACCTCGCCGGATCTGGTGACCTTCGATGCCCAGCGGCTTGTCCGGCTCGATAAAGAACGATATGTAAAAGAAGCCGTCTGCGCACTGGACAGTACAGGAGCAGGATATGAGATCCGCTGGCAGGACAACGACGGCAACTATTATGTTAACCGGCTGGCTGACCTGCGGAAGCCGGAAGAGATCTCGCCGCCGGAGCCTGCAGAAGCTTACACGGTAGAGCAGCCCGCTAGGCCGCTGCCCGGAACCCGTCCGGGGAATGTGCTGACAGTGGACGGTCCCACAGGCCGCAAGGTACAGGCAGCATGGACCCCGGTGTATAACACCGGTATTCGCGTGGCAGAGCAGGTCAGTGTCCGCTCCGCCGGGGAATTAGCGAAGGTCAGAGCCACAGCGCTGTATTCGGACGGCTCCATTGCCGATAAGCGGGTGGACTGGGATACCGCAGGAATTGATTTCACCTTGCCGGGAACCCATACCATACATGGCAAGGTAGTCACATATGACTTACCGTTCCCTTTGGCAAGCGGCTATGCAGACCCGGTAATTCTCCCTTGGAACGGCAGGTATTACTTCCTGGCTACCAATGACAATGTCAATAATATCGGCATCTATGTCCGCGTGGCAGATACCTTGCAGGACCTATTCGTTCCGGGCTTCGAGGAAGCCGTTATACTGGATCTTAATGAGGAGCTGAACTTCATTCAGACCTTCTGGGCGCCGGAATTCCATGTCATCGGCGGGGAGCTGTACATCCTGTTCGCCGTTGGCGGCAAGGTATGGGGGCCGCAATGCCATCTGATGAAGCTGAACCCCGGCGGCGATATTATGAAGGCCGGGGATTGGAGCACACCGGTCCGGGTGAAGCGGATGGACGGTACTCCATTAGCCGCAGACGGTATTACGCTGGATATGACTTATTTCAAAGCAGACGGCACCTCCTGTGTAGTCTGGTCTTACCGCAAAGGAATCGGAACGCCGCTGGATACCGGCTCCATGCTGTATATCGCCACGGTAGATGAAGCGAACCCGGCGGTATTAGCGAGTGAGCCGGTGCTGCTGTCGCGTCCGCTGCTGGGCTGGGAGAATGTTCAGGGCACGATTAATAACGAAGGCCCGTATCCGCTGCTTACAGAAGATACCGTGTATATTGCCTATTCCGGCGGGGCGGCAACGGGATATACCTACGCAGTGGGCTGGTTAAGCATTCCACGGGGTGGAGACTATCTGGATGCCAGCGCCTGGAGCAAGGCGGGTACGCCGGCACTTTCTTATTATTCGCTGGACGGGGTGTACGGTCCGGGGCATAATTCCTTTTTCCAGGATACAGACGGTACTACGCTAGTCCTCTACCACGGGGAAGAGCAATTGGTGAAGCATGGAACGAGATGTTCGGCAATCCACAGAGTCCATTACAACAGTAACGGCGTTCCACTGCTTGATGTGGCCGGGGAGAGAGATGTACATCCGGATTACGCCGACTGCAAGGTGCAGGTGACTGTGCTTACTTAG